TCGCCGGGGAGTGGCGCGACCACCACCTCTTCCAGCGGCTCCTGCACGACGACCCGCCGCCCGGCTTTCCGGGATCCCTCCCGGTGAACGGTGATCGCGCCTGACACGGTGCCCCCCGGTGGCGTACGCTCGACGGCTGCCCAGTGCACGTCAGAAGGGGGCCTTAGGTGGCCGCGCAGGAAGCCGTGGACACGGTCAGAGACCGTGAGATCGGTGTCGAGCAGGAACATCTGGATCAGGTCTACCGCCGGCTGGAGGAGAAGATCCACGAAGCGGAGTTCCTGATGAACGACGCCGCCCAGCGGGGCCAGGTCGGCACGCCCGGCGCCCTCGCCGAGCGCGACGCGCAGGTGTTCCGCGCCGGCATCCACCTCAACAGGCTCAACAACGAGTTCGAGGACTTCCTCTTCGGGCGGATCGACCTGCTGTACGGCAAGGACGGCAAGAAGGGACCCGACGGCGCGTACACCTCCGTGGAGCCCGCCGAGGACGCCGTACGCCAGGACAACACCGCCGACATCGGCGAGACCCTCCACATCGGGCGGATCGGCGTCCTCGACTCCGACTACGCCCCCTTGGTGATCGACTGGCGCGCGCCCGCCGCCGCGCCCTTCTACCGGTCGACCCCGGTCGACCCGGGCCGGGTCGTGCGCCGCCGCGTCATCCGCTCCAAGGGCCGCAGGGTCCTCGGCGTCGAGGACGACCTCATGCGCCCCGAGCTGCGGGCCACCCTCGACGGGCGCGAGCTGCCCGTGATCGGCGACGGCGCCCTGATGGCCGCCCTCGGCCAGGCCCGCAGCCACACCATGCGGGACATCGTCTCCTCCATCCAGGCGGAGCAGGACCTCGTCATCCGCGCGCCCGCCGCCTCCGTCACGTACGTGGAGGGCGGCCCCGGCACCGGCAAGACCGCCGTCGCCCTGCACCGGGCGGCCTATCTGCTCTACCAGGACCGGCGGCGGTACGCGGGCGGCATCCTCATCGTCTCGCCGACCCCGCTCCTCGTCTCGTACACCGAGGGCGTCCTGCCCTCCCTCGGCGAGGAGGGCCAGGTCGCGATCCGCGCCGTCGGCAGCCTCGTCGACGGCTGCGAGGCCACCGCCTACGACGAACCGGCCGTCGCCCGCATCAAGGGCTCCTCCCGCATGCTCCACGTCCTGCGGAAGGCGGCCAGGGGCGCCCTGGAGACCCCGGCGCCCCGCCGGCCGGCCGCCGGGGACCAGCTGGAGTTCGGCGAGGAGCCCGCCGAGCCCACCGGAACGCCCACCCGGCTCCGGGTCGTCGCCTTCGGCCGCCGGATCGAGCTGGAGGCCGACGACCTCCGGCGCATCCGCCACAACGTCCTCGGCGGCACCGCCCCCGTCAACCTGCTGCGCCCGCGCGCCCGCCGGCTGCTCCTCGACGCGCTCTACGCCAAGTCCGGCGCCGTCGGCCGGCACAGCGACCCCGAGCTCGCGGCCGAGCTGCGCTCCTCCTTCGACGAGGACGTCTCCACCGAGGACTCCTTCCTCGGCTTCCTCGACGCCTGGTGGCCCGAGCTCACCCCGCGCAAGGTGCTCGACGCGATGGCCGACGAGCGGCGGCTCGGCCGCTGGGCCCGCCGGATCCTCAACCCGGGCGAGGTGCGGCGGCTCGCCCGCTCGCTGCGCCGCCGGGAGCTCTCCGTCCACGACGTGGCGCTCCTCGACGAGCTGCACACCCTGGTCGGCGCGCCGGCCCGGCCCCGCAAGAAGCGGGAGTACGACCCGCTGGACCAGCTCTCGGGCCTGGAAGAGCTCATGCCCGTACGGGAGGAGACGCAGCGCGAGCGGGCCGAGCGGCTCGCCGCCGAGCGCACCGAGTATGCGCACGTCATCGTCGACGAGGCGCAGGACCTCACGCCCATGCAGTGGCGGATGGTCGGGCGGCGCGGCCGGCACGCCACCTGGACGGTCGTCGGCGACCCGGCGCAGTCCTCCTGGTCGGACCCGGACGAGGCCGCCGAGGCGCGGGACGAGGCCCTCGGCAGCCGGCCGCGGCGCCGCTTCGAGCTGACCGTGAACTACCGGAACCCGGCGGAGATCGCCGAGCTCGCCGCCAAGGTCCTCGCCCTCGCCATGCCGGGCAAGGAGTCGCCGCGCGCGGTCCGCTCGACGGGCGTCGAGCCCCGGTTCGTCCCGGTTCGGGAGACGTCGGGGAAGGCGGACTTGGCCGAAACCGTTCGGTCCGAGGCCGCTCTGCTCCTGGAGCGGGTCGAGGGCACGGTGGGCGTCGTCGTCGCCATGAACCGGCGCGCGGAGGCCGCCCGCTGGCTCGCCGAGCTGGGCGACCGGGTGGTGGCGCTCGGCTCCCTGGAGGCGAAGGGCCTGGAGTACGACGCGACGGTGGTCGTCTCGCCCGCGGAGATCGCGGACGAGTCGCCGGCCGGCCTGCGGGTGCTCTACGTGGCGCTGACGCGTGCGACGCAGCAGCTCACGGTGGTCGCGGCGGCGGGGGACATGCCGGACGAGGCGGGGGTGCCGGACCTGCTCCGGGACTGAGCTCCCGCGCCGTCCCGGGGTTGATTTCCAGTCAACCTGTGGCGCTGGAATCACTATCCAGGGTGGTTTGTTAGCCTTGTCGTGGCACCGGCTCGATCCAAGCCCCCGGGCCCAACCTTCGTCCCTTAGAGGGACCACTTGCCGCGAGGCGAGCATGGCGGGTCGGTGCCATTTAGACATACGTACAAAAATGAGGCTCCAGTCACCTCCGGTGACTGGAGCCTCTTCTGTTCCCCCGAGACTTCTCGTATGGTGGAAACTACTTTCCGAAAACAAAATGACCGCATTACCTGCTACCGGCAGGTAGGTGCGACCATCGGAGGGCGCCGCCAGGCAACCAGCCGGGGCGGCGTAGCAACGAAGCTCAGGGAAAGCAGAGGAACTCGGCCATGGCAACGGCGCCCAGCGTCTCGTATTCGATGACGGTCCGGCTGGAGGTTCCCGCGAGCGGAACCGCGGTCTCCCAGCTCACCACGGCGGTGGAGTCCCACGGCGGATCCGTCACCGGCCTCGACGTGACCGCCTCCGGCCACGAGAAGCTGCGGATCGACGTCACCATCGCCGCGACCTCCACGGCGCACGCCGACGAGATCGTCGAGCAGCTCCGCACCATCGAGGGTGTCGTCCTCGGCAAGGTCTCCGACCGTACGTTCCTGATGCACCTCGGCGGCAAGATCGAGATGGCGTCCAAGCACCCCATCCGGAACCGTGACGACCTCTCGATGATCTACACGCCGGGCGTCGCCCGGGTGTGCATGGCGATCGCCGAGAACCCCGAGGACGCCCGCCGCCTCACCATCAAGCGCAACACCGTCGCGGTCGTCACCGACGGCTCCGCCGTCCTCGGCCTCGGCAACATCGGCCCGATGGCCGCCATGCCGGTCATGGAGGGCAAGGCCGCCCTCTTCAAGCGCTTCGCCGACATCGACGCCTGGCCGCTCTGCCTCGACACCCAGGACACCGACGAGATCGTCGCGATCGTCAAGGCGATCGCCCCCGGCTTCGCGGGCATCAACCTGGAGGACATCTCGGCGCCCCGCTGCTTCGAGATCGAGGCCCGGCTGCGCGAGGCCCTCGACATCCCCGTCTTCCACGACGACCAGCACGGCACGGCCATCGTCGTCCTCGCCGCCCTCACCAACGCGCTGCGCGTGGTGAGCAAGGGCATCGGTGACGTACGGGTCGTCATGTCCGGTGCCGGCGCGGCCGGTACGGCCATCCTCAAGCTGCTCATCGCGGCGGGCGTCAAGCACGCCGTCGTCGCCGACATCCAGGGCGTCGTGCACGCGGACCGCGCGGACCTCGTGGACGCCCCGGCCGACTCGCCGCTGCGCTGGATCGCCGACAACACCAACCCCGAGGGCGTCACCGGCACCCTCAAGCAGGCCGTCGTCGGCGCGGACGTCTTCATCGGCGTGTCGGCCCCGAACCTGCTGGGCGCCGAGGACGTCGCCGCCATGGCGGAGGGCGCCATCGTGTTCGCGCTCGCGAACCCCGACCCGGAGGTCGACCCGGCCGCCGCGCGCCAGACGGCCGCCGTCGTCGCCACGGGCCGCTCGGACTTCCCGAACCAGATCAACAACGTGCTGGTCTTCCCGGGTGTCTTCCGCGGCCTCCTCGACGCCCAGTCCCGTACCGTCAACACGGAGATGATGCTGGCGGCGGCCTCGGCCCTCGCCGACGTCGTCACCGAGGACGAGCTCAACCCGAACTACATCATCCCGTCGGTCTTCAACGACAAGGTCGCGGGCGCGGTCGCCGGAGCCGTGCGCACCGCGGCCAAGGCCGCGGGCGCGGGGTCGAACGGGCGTTGACGCCGTGTGCCGGGCGCGCGCCGACCGTACGTGTCGAGCGCGCGCTGACGGCGCGTCGCGATTCGCGATGCCGCAAACCCGCCTTTAGGGTGGCTTTTCGGCTCCGCACGGAAATCGTGGAGTCGACGGAACGTCACCACCACGGGGCTCCGGCGCTTTTCGTGTGACCCCAGGGGGTGCCGGATTGGCGTTCCCGCCGCTGGTGGGGGCAGGATGCGTGTTTGGGCGCGAGGGTCTGTCATTAGACCCGGGTCCGGGGACTGTCCGAAGGCCCTGGCAGCATCGGCTTCGCTGTACCCAATCACGCGGCTTCCGCCGCGTGGCACGCCTCACAGGCAAGAAGAACACGGGAGTAACAACATGAACCGCAGTGAGCTGGTGGCCGCCCTGGCCGACCGCGCCGAGGTGACCCGCAAGGACGCCGACGCCGTGCTGGCCGCTCTCGCCGAGACCGTCGGTGAGGTCGTCGCCAAGGGCGACGAGAAGGTCACCATCCCCGGCTTCCTGACCTTCGAGCGCACCCACCGTGCCGCTCGCACCGCTCGTAACCCGCAGACCGGCGACCCGATCAACATCCCGGCCGGCTACAGCGTGAAGGTCTCCGCGGGCTCGAAGCTCAAGGAAGCCGCCAAGGGCAAGTAAGGCCGCCAAGGCCGCGTAAGCAGCCTGGAGGCGCAGAAAGGGCGGCCACCCTGTCAGGGGGTGGCCGCCCTTTCGTTTGCGCCTCAGAAGGCGCTGTACGGGCCTCGGGAGGCCCGTACAGTCCTGCTAGACCAGTGCGCTGCCCGGAAGCTCGACCTTCGCGCCCAGCTCGACGAGCTTCTCCATGAAGTTCTCGTAGCCGCGGTTGATCAGCTCGATGCCGTGGACCCGGGACGTGCCCTGGGCCGCCAGGGCCGCGATCAGGTACGAGAAGCCGCCGCGCAGGTCGGGGATGACCAGGTCGGCACCCTGGAGCTTCGTCGGGCCGCTCACGACCGCCGAGTGCAGGAAGTTGCGCTGGCCGAAGCGGCAGTCGGAGCCGCCCAGGCACTCGGGGTAGAGCTGGATGTGCGCGCCCATCTGGTTCAGCGCGGAGGTGAAGCCGAGACGCGACTCGTACACCGTCTCGTGGACGATGGAGAGGCCCGAGGCCTGCGTCAGGGCCACGACCAGCGGCTGCTGCCAGTCCGTCTGGAAGCCGGGGTGCACGTCCGTCTCCAGGGCGATCGCGTTGAGCGAGCCGCCCGGGTGCCAGAAGCGGATGCCCTCGTCGTCGATCTCGAAGGCGCCACCCACCTTCCGGTACGTGTTGAGGAAGGTCATCATCGAGCGCTGCTGGGCGCCGCGCACGTAGATGTTGCCCTCGGTCGCCAGCGCCGCCGACGCCCAGGAGGCCGCCTCCAGGCGGTCCGGGAGCGCCCGGTGGGTGTAGCCGTCGAGGCGGTCGACACCGGTGATCCGGATGGTCCGGTCGGTGTCCATGGAGATGATCGCGCCCATCTTCTGCAGTACGCAGATGAGGTCCTCGATCTCGGGCTCCACGGCCGCGTTCGACAGCTCGGTGACGCCCTCGGCGAGCACCGCCGTCAACAGCACCTGCTCGGTCGAGCCGACCGAGGGGTACGGGAGGCGGATCTTGCAACCGCGAAGACGCTGGGGGGCCTCCAGGTACTGACCGTCGTCCCGCTTCTCGATCGTGGCGCCGAACTGGCGCAGCACGTCGAAGTGGAAGTCGATCGGCCGGCCGCCGATGTCGCAGCCGCCGAGGCCCGGGATGAAGGCGTGGCCCAGGCGGTGCAGCAGCGGGCCGCAGAACAGGATCGGGATGCGGGACGAGCCGGCGTGCGCGTCGATGTCGGCGACGTTCGCGGACTCCACGTGCGTCGGGTCGAGGACGAGTTCGCCGGGCTCCTCGCCCGGACGGACCGTCACCCCGTGCAGCTGGAGCAGTCCGCGGACCACGCGGACGTCACGGATGTCGGGAACGTTGCGCAGTCGGCTGGGACCGCTGCCGAGCAGGGCGGCGACCATCGCCTTGGGCACGAGGTTCTTCGCGCCGCGGACGCGGATCTCGCCCTCCAGCGGGGTTCCGCCGTGGACAAGCAGGACATCGTCTGTGCCGGTCATGAATCTCGCGTTCCGGTGGGGTCGGTCGGGTGGCCAGAGAAAAGGGTAAGGGGCCATGAGACCCCTTTCGGGTGTGTCGGGGGGTCTGGCAGATGTAATGAATTCGGCACAACACCCTCTGTTCCCGTGATCTTGCGGAGCGTCACCGTCCGCTTGTGCCGGTTCGTCCACGCGGGAAGAGCCCCCGCGCCCTTCTGAACTGCGAAGGCCGTCGACTTCCCGCCACCGCGCCCCGATCGCCCCCGACAGTGCCCGCGAACGCCGAAGATGCGGGATCATGTGTCGCATGACCGAGGTGTCCTCGCTCACAGGACGGCTGCTCGTGGCCACCCCCGCGCTGGCGGACCCGAATTTCGACCGCGCGGTCGTCCTGCTGCTCGACCACGACGACGAGGGCTCGCTCGGCGTGGTCCTCAACCGGCCGACGCCGGTGACCGTCGGCGACATCCTCGCGCCCTGGGCCGGACTCGCCGGCGAGCCCGGCGTCGTCTTCCAGGGCGGCCCCGTCTCGCTCGACGCGGCGCTCGGCGTCGCCGTGATCCCCGGCGACGAGGGCCCCCTCGGCTGGCGGCGGGTGTTCGGGGCGATCGGCCTCGTCGACCTGGAAGCCCCGCCCGAGCTGCTCGGACCGGCCCTCGGCTCCCTGCGGATCTTCGCCGGGTACGCCGGCTGGGGCCCCGGCCAACTGGAGTCCGAGCTGGGCGACGGAGCCTGGTACGTGGTCGAGTCGGAGCCCGGCGACGTCTCCGCGCCGCACCCCGAGACCCTCTGGCGGCAAGTGCTGCGCCGCCAGCGCGGCGAGCTCGCCATGATCGCGACGTACCCCGACGACCCGTCCCTCAACTGACCCCCACGGCTTTCAGTACCCTTGGCGGTTATGAGCACTCTCGAGCCCGAGCGCGGGGCAGGTACGGGAACCCTCGTGGAGCCGACTCCGCAGGTGTCCCACGGTGACGGCGACCACGAGCGCTACGCCCACTACGTCCAGAAGGACAAGATCATGGCGAGCGCCCTCGACGGGACTCCCGTCGTGGCGCTGTGCGGGAAGGTCTGGGTGCCGGGGCGCGACCCCAAGAAGTACCCGGTCTGTCCCATGTGCAAGGAGATCTACGAGTCCATGGGCGCCGGCGGTGGCGACAAGGACAAGGGCGGCAAGGACAAGTAAGCGGGGATCCCTCGGGTCCTGACGTCGGGGACGGCCCCCGTCGCGCGTGCTTCGGCACGCGTGACGGGGGCCGTTTCGCGTTTCCCGGGCGCCTCGGCCTCTTCCCGGCCGCCTCGCCGTTGCACAGGGTGCTTTCGCCGGTCACGGAGTGGTTGAGGTGGTCGAGACCTCTTGTCGGCTCACCGGAAGCACGCCTAACCTCACGCGTGTTGTGCAGAACGAAACGCGCATTGCGCATGTTGCAACGCACGCATCCGGAGGGGATCCGCCATGAAGCTTCCTGCCAGCCTCGCCGCCACCGCCGCCGTACTCCTGCTCGCGGGCCTCACCGCCACCGCCTGCGCGCCCCAACCGCAGACGGCGCACGGCAAGGCCGCGGCGGACGAGAAGAGCGGCACCCTACGCGTCTGGCTGTTCCAGGAGGTGAGCAACAAGCCCAAGGAGCAGGTCGTCGACCAGGCCGTCGCCGCCTTCGAGAAGCGGAACCAGGGCGCGAAGGTCGAGATCGAGTACATCCCCGTCGAGACCCGCGCCCAGCGCGTCAAGGCCGCGTTCAACGACCCCGAGTCCGCGCCCGACCTCATCGAGTACGGCAACACCGACACCGCCGGATACGTCAAGGACGGCGGACTCGCCGACATCAGCGCCGAGTTCGCGGCCTGGGACGAGGCCAAGGACACCGACCCGACGGCGAAGCAGTCCGTCACCGTCGGCGGCAAGGTCTACGGCGCCCCGCTCTTCGTCGGCCTCCGCGCCCTCTACTACCGCACCGACGTCTTCAAGGAACTCGGCCTCACCGCCCCCAAGAGCCAGGCCGAACTGATCGCCACCGCGAAGAGGATCCGCAAGGCGAAGCCCGACCTGTACGGCATCGCCGTCGGCGGCGCCTACACCTACGGGGCCATGCCCTTCGTCTGGGCGGCGGGCGGCGAACTCGCGACGGAGAACAACGGCTCCTACAAAGCAGCAGTCAACAGCGAGGCCGCCGTCAAGGGCATCGCCACCTACACCTCGCTCTTCGGCGACGACAACTGCCCGGCCGCCAAGTGCGCCCAGATGGGCGGCAACGCGACCGTCACCGCCTTCGCCTCCGGCAAGGCCGCCATGGCCATCGGCGGCGACTTCAGCCACGCGGCCGTCGAGGCCGGCACGGTCAAGGGGAAGTACGCGGTCGTCCCGCTGCCCGGCACCGCTCCCGGCTCCATCGCCCCGGCCTTCGCCGGCGGCAACAACATCGGCGTCCTCAAGAGCACCTCGCACCGCACCCTCGCCGTCGACCTCCTGAAGTCCCTCACCGGCAAGGACACCCAGGGCAAGCTCTTCGACGCGATGGGCTTCCTCCCCACCTACACCGACGTGCGGGCCGCCGCCGCACAGCGCCAGCCCTTCGTGAAGCCCTTCATCGACACCCTCGACGCCGGCACCAAGTTCGTCCCCGCGTCCCCCGGCTGGGGCCAGATCGACTCCTCCCTCGTCCTGCCGACGATGTTCCAGGAGGTCGTCAGCGGCCGTAAGGACGTCAAGGCGGCGGCCGACGACGCCGCGAAGAAGATGGACGCGGCCTTCACGCCGGCGAGCTGAGACGCGTGACGACCCAGATCGAGCTCACGGAGAAGCGGACCGGCACGACCGCGCGCCCGGCCCCCCGGCGCGGCGCGCGGACCCCCCGCACCGCCCGGCGCACCAGCGCCTGGACCCCCTGGCTGTACCTCCTGCCCGCCCTCGCCGTCATCGGCGGACTCCTCGTCTACCCCGTCTACCAGCTGGGCCTCATCTCCTTCCTGGAGTACACCCAGGCCCAGGTCAGCGGCGGCGAACCCACGTCCTTCAAGGGGTTCGGCAACTACACGACCCTCTTCACCGACCCCCAGTTCTGGCAGGTCCTCCTCGCCACCGTCCTCTTCGCCGCCGCCTGCGTCGTCACCACGCTCGCCGTCGGCTGCGCCCTCGCGGTCCTCCTGACCCGGGTCCGGGCCCTGCCCCGGCTCGCCCTGATGGTGGCCGCGCTCGGCGCCTGGGCCACGCCCGCCGTCACCGGCTCCACCGTCTGGGTCTTCCTCTTCGACCCCGACTTCGGGCCGGTGAACCGGCTCCTCGGCCTGGGCGACTTCTCCTGGACGTACGGGCGGTACAGCGCCTTCGCCCTCGTCCTCCTCGAAGTCGTCTGGTGTTCCTTCCCGTTCGTGATGGTCACCGTCTACGCGGGCATCAAGGCCATCCCGTCCGAGGTCCTGGAGGCCGCCGCCCTCGACGGCGCCTCGCAGTGGCGGATCTGGCGCTCGGTCATGGCGCCGATGCTCCGGCCGATCCTGGTCGTCGTCACCATCCAGTCGATCATCTGGGACTTCAAGCTCTTCACCCAGATCTACGTGATGACCAACGGCGGCGGCATCGCCGGCCAGAACCTCGTCCTCAACGTGTACGCGTACCAGAAGGCCTTCGCCTCGTCCCAGTACAGCCTGGGCTCGGCGATCGGCGTCGTCATGCTGCTGATCCTGCTGGCCGTGACCCTGGTCTACCTGCGGCTCCTGCGACGCCAGGGAGAAGAACTGTGAGCGCCCCGACCTCCTTCCGCATCCGTACCCGGATACGGCGGCCCGGGCGCCTCGCCGCCGAGGCGGTCACGCTCCTCGTCGCGGCGGCCGTCGCCTTCCCCCTGTACTGGATGGTCCTCTCCGCCCTGAAGCCGGCGGGCGAGATCCAGTCGACCGACCCCCGGCCGTGGACCCTCTCCCCGTCCCTCGACTCCTTCCGGCGCGTCTTCGACCAGCAGGACTTCGGCCGCTACTTCCTCAACTCGCTCCTGGTGGCGGGCACGGTCGTCCTCGCGTCCGCGCTCATCGCCTTCCTGGCGGCGACGGCGGTCACCCGGTTCCGCTTCCGGTTCCGGACGACGCTCCTCGTCATGTTCCTGGTCGCCCAGATGGTGCCGGTCGAGGCCCTCACCATCCCGCTGTTCTTCCTCATGCGGGACTTCGGACAGCTCAACACCCTCGGCTCGCTGATCCTGCCGCACCTCGCCTTCTCGCTCCCCTTCGCGATCTGGATGCTCCGGGGCTTCGTCAAGGCGGTCCCGGAGGCCCTGGAGGAACAGGCCCAGATCGACGGGGCGAGCCGCACCCGCTTCCTGTGGCAGATCCTCTTCCCGCTGGTCTTCCCCGGCCTGGTGGCGACGAGCGTCTTCTCGTTCATCTCGACCTGGAACGACTTCCTCTTCGCGAAGTCCTTCATCATCAGCGACACCTCGCAGTCGACCCTGCCGATGGCCCTGCTCGTCTTCTTCAAGCCCGACGAGAACGACTGGGGAGGAATCATGGCCGGGTCGACCGTGATGACGATCCCGGTGCTCGTCTTCTTCGTACTCGTACAGCGCCGCCTGGTCTCCGGACTGGGCGGGGCGGTGAAGGACTGACGTGATGGCAGACGACCTGGACCTGATCCCCGCGCCGCTGACGGTCGAGCAGCCGGGGAGCGCCCCGGGGCGCTTCACGCTCGACGAGCGGACGACGCTCGACGCCGACGCGGGCACCGAGAGCACCGCGCGCTGGCTGCGCGCCACCCTGGGCGCCGCCACCGGACTGCCGTTCGCCGCCGGCGCCGGACCGCACGCCGTCCGGCTGCGGATCAGCGAGGAGGTGGCACGGGAGCACGGCCCCGAGGGCTACCGCCTCTCCACGGACGGGTCTCCCGACGGCTCGGCCGCCGACGCGGCCGTCGTCATCGAGGGCGGCGGCCCCGCCGGGGTGTTCTGGGGAGCCCAGACCCTCCGGCAGCTCCTCGGCCCGGACGCGTACCGCAAGGCGCCCGTGACGGCGGGGGAGTGGAGCCTGCCCCGCGTCACCGTCCGGGACGCGCCCCGCTTCGGCTG
The sequence above is a segment of the Streptomyces sp. NBC_01255 genome. Coding sequences within it:
- a CDS encoding HelD family protein yields the protein MAAQEAVDTVRDREIGVEQEHLDQVYRRLEEKIHEAEFLMNDAAQRGQVGTPGALAERDAQVFRAGIHLNRLNNEFEDFLFGRIDLLYGKDGKKGPDGAYTSVEPAEDAVRQDNTADIGETLHIGRIGVLDSDYAPLVIDWRAPAAAPFYRSTPVDPGRVVRRRVIRSKGRRVLGVEDDLMRPELRATLDGRELPVIGDGALMAALGQARSHTMRDIVSSIQAEQDLVIRAPAASVTYVEGGPGTGKTAVALHRAAYLLYQDRRRYAGGILIVSPTPLLVSYTEGVLPSLGEEGQVAIRAVGSLVDGCEATAYDEPAVARIKGSSRMLHVLRKAARGALETPAPRRPAAGDQLEFGEEPAEPTGTPTRLRVVAFGRRIELEADDLRRIRHNVLGGTAPVNLLRPRARRLLLDALYAKSGAVGRHSDPELAAELRSSFDEDVSTEDSFLGFLDAWWPELTPRKVLDAMADERRLGRWARRILNPGEVRRLARSLRRRELSVHDVALLDELHTLVGAPARPRKKREYDPLDQLSGLEELMPVREETQRERAERLAAERTEYAHVIVDEAQDLTPMQWRMVGRRGRHATWTVVGDPAQSSWSDPDEAAEARDEALGSRPRRRFELTVNYRNPAEIAELAAKVLALAMPGKESPRAVRSTGVEPRFVPVRETSGKADLAETVRSEAALLLERVEGTVGVVVAMNRRAEAARWLAELGDRVVALGSLEAKGLEYDATVVVSPAEIADESPAGLRVLYVALTRATQQLTVVAAAGDMPDEAGVPDLLRD
- a CDS encoding NAD-dependent malic enzyme — protein: MATAPSVSYSMTVRLEVPASGTAVSQLTTAVESHGGSVTGLDVTASGHEKLRIDVTIAATSTAHADEIVEQLRTIEGVVLGKVSDRTFLMHLGGKIEMASKHPIRNRDDLSMIYTPGVARVCMAIAENPEDARRLTIKRNTVAVVTDGSAVLGLGNIGPMAAMPVMEGKAALFKRFADIDAWPLCLDTQDTDEIVAIVKAIAPGFAGINLEDISAPRCFEIEARLREALDIPVFHDDQHGTAIVVLAALTNALRVVSKGIGDVRVVMSGAGAAGTAILKLLIAAGVKHAVVADIQGVVHADRADLVDAPADSPLRWIADNTNPEGVTGTLKQAVVGADVFIGVSAPNLLGAEDVAAMAEGAIVFALANPDPEVDPAAARQTAAVVATGRSDFPNQINNVLVFPGVFRGLLDAQSRTVNTEMMLAAASALADVVTEDELNPNYIIPSVFNDKVAGAVAGAVRTAAKAAGAGSNGR
- a CDS encoding HU family DNA-binding protein, with protein sequence MNRSELVAALADRAEVTRKDADAVLAALAETVGEVVAKGDEKVTIPGFLTFERTHRAARTARNPQTGDPINIPAGYSVKVSAGSKLKEAAKGK
- the murA gene encoding UDP-N-acetylglucosamine 1-carboxyvinyltransferase — encoded protein: MTGTDDVLLVHGGTPLEGEIRVRGAKNLVPKAMVAALLGSGPSRLRNVPDIRDVRVVRGLLQLHGVTVRPGEEPGELVLDPTHVESANVADIDAHAGSSRIPILFCGPLLHRLGHAFIPGLGGCDIGGRPIDFHFDVLRQFGATIEKRDDGQYLEAPQRLRGCKIRLPYPSVGSTEQVLLTAVLAEGVTELSNAAVEPEIEDLICVLQKMGAIISMDTDRTIRITGVDRLDGYTHRALPDRLEAASWASAALATEGNIYVRGAQQRSMMTFLNTYRKVGGAFEIDDEGIRFWHPGGSLNAIALETDVHPGFQTDWQQPLVVALTQASGLSIVHETVYESRLGFTSALNQMGAHIQLYPECLGGSDCRFGQRNFLHSAVVSGPTKLQGADLVIPDLRGGFSYLIAALAAQGTSRVHGIELINRGYENFMEKLVELGAKVELPGSALV
- a CDS encoding YqgE/AlgH family protein yields the protein MTEVSSLTGRLLVATPALADPNFDRAVVLLLDHDDEGSLGVVLNRPTPVTVGDILAPWAGLAGEPGVVFQGGPVSLDAALGVAVIPGDEGPLGWRRVFGAIGLVDLEAPPELLGPALGSLRIFAGYAGWGPGQLESELGDGAWYVVESEPGDVSAPHPETLWRQVLRRQRGELAMIATYPDDPSLN
- a CDS encoding DUF3039 domain-containing protein; this encodes MSTLEPERGAGTGTLVEPTPQVSHGDGDHERYAHYVQKDKIMASALDGTPVVALCGKVWVPGRDPKKYPVCPMCKEIYESMGAGGGDKDKGGKDK
- a CDS encoding extracellular solute-binding protein, which translates into the protein MKLPASLAATAAVLLLAGLTATACAPQPQTAHGKAAADEKSGTLRVWLFQEVSNKPKEQVVDQAVAAFEKRNQGAKVEIEYIPVETRAQRVKAAFNDPESAPDLIEYGNTDTAGYVKDGGLADISAEFAAWDEAKDTDPTAKQSVTVGGKVYGAPLFVGLRALYYRTDVFKELGLTAPKSQAELIATAKRIRKAKPDLYGIAVGGAYTYGAMPFVWAAGGELATENNGSYKAAVNSEAAVKGIATYTSLFGDDNCPAAKCAQMGGNATVTAFASGKAAMAIGGDFSHAAVEAGTVKGKYAVVPLPGTAPGSIAPAFAGGNNIGVLKSTSHRTLAVDLLKSLTGKDTQGKLFDAMGFLPTYTDVRAAAAQRQPFVKPFIDTLDAGTKFVPASPGWGQIDSSLVLPTMFQEVVSGRKDVKAAADDAAKKMDAAFTPAS
- a CDS encoding carbohydrate ABC transporter permease, with protein sequence MTTQIELTEKRTGTTARPAPRRGARTPRTARRTSAWTPWLYLLPALAVIGGLLVYPVYQLGLISFLEYTQAQVSGGEPTSFKGFGNYTTLFTDPQFWQVLLATVLFAAACVVTTLAVGCALAVLLTRVRALPRLALMVAALGAWATPAVTGSTVWVFLFDPDFGPVNRLLGLGDFSWTYGRYSAFALVLLEVVWCSFPFVMVTVYAGIKAIPSEVLEAAALDGASQWRIWRSVMAPMLRPILVVVTIQSIIWDFKLFTQIYVMTNGGGIAGQNLVLNVYAYQKAFASSQYSLGSAIGVVMLLILLAVTLVYLRLLRRQGEEL
- a CDS encoding carbohydrate ABC transporter permease, coding for MSAPTSFRIRTRIRRPGRLAAEAVTLLVAAAVAFPLYWMVLSALKPAGEIQSTDPRPWTLSPSLDSFRRVFDQQDFGRYFLNSLLVAGTVVLASALIAFLAATAVTRFRFRFRTTLLVMFLVAQMVPVEALTIPLFFLMRDFGQLNTLGSLILPHLAFSLPFAIWMLRGFVKAVPEALEEQAQIDGASRTRFLWQILFPLVFPGLVATSVFSFISTWNDFLFAKSFIISDTSQSTLPMALLVFFKPDENDWGGIMAGSTVMTIPVLVFFVLVQRRLVSGLGGAVKD